ATCGTTTTCAGAATCAGGgccatttttcaatggtgAAAATTCTTTGCATCTGTCCACTTCTAAGCACCCAAACTTGTTCAATGGTACTGTGTCAAAAACATCAAATATAAATTGTTCTAACTTTATACCATTTGGTGTCTTTGGCTTAGTGTACTTACCGGTAACAGTATCATAAGCTGggatctttttctttgcaatATGGTATGGCATGTTCTCACACCACTGATCCAAGTCACGTTTCAGTAAATCCACCCGATAATAATGATTGACGATGTTACCTGCACGTAGCTTTAATAGGCCTTCTTCGTCCTTTGCTTCGGCTAACTCATTGGAAATCTCAGAATATTCTATGACACACGGCTTATTGTTTTTAGTGGCAATTAAACCCACTGATTCGTGCGCATCTCTCTTTCTAACGGCCTTAGTGGCCAGTTCGAAATCATGCCTGATGGCAAAACCAATAAATACGGGGTCTGCAATCTTCGATAAAACATTATCAACACAGTACATGTAAACATGCTTGATCCCtcttttatcaaaatcttcattcaatctattttctttgatggCACGGTATAACCCACCATTCCCATCTGGTGATTGAGATAGACTCACTGGATCTTTCATCAGAAAGTGCTTACCGTTCAAGTCAAAGGCTGGCAGAGTTCCCTGATTGAAGAACGtaatttgttctttattCAAACCAAAATAATTATGTTCCTGAAAATAAGCTTCAGTAGCTGCTCTGGTGGGGCCTGATGTCATAATATACCATGGAATTTCCACCTTGTTGTTCTTGATCATAGCTTGTAACCTAATCAACTTTTCAGCTTGTATTTGGAaaagagatttttttgaaggcAATCCAATATCATAACATCCCTTTGGCTGAGAAGACCCCAGGCGCGTACCTTGGCCACCAGCCATTAAAATTACGGCAACTTCCCCTTTACCAATGGCTTCAAGGCCCAATTGCcaatattcattttctttgttcctATTGCCAATAAGCGTCTCGTAGGAAGTAGAAGGCAACGGTAAAATGTCGGCAACAATGTCTTTAGAGGAGTTGATTTGAGAGAATTTAATAGCATTCTGACAGTCCTCGAGAAGTCTTGTAGGAGACCTCTTGGAAGAAATTTGCTCTAGGTTTGATAGCAATTCTTCTCGATCTTTGTGAGACAAGCTTTCCCAGTTCTGGAAAAGTTGACTTTGTCCAGCCTCGATAAATAATTGCTTTATATCAGTCATAGTTCTGCGTTATATATAGTGTCTTATTAGATGTATGTGTTTCGTTTCAAAGCTTTTGACTAAAggtcttttgattttgtgtGGTGAGAATGGACCTTAGTGCAAGCGAGCGATGTTTCGTGTTACGCGTAATATTTTACTTAATGAAAGTTACATCTGATGTTCGCTATTAAGAAGTAAGTGTTGAATAATACTTATTCAAAACATTTTCAAGGGCATTgacagaagaaaataggTATCTGTTGTGAAGCATTAATATCTATACTTATACGCGCAACAATGAGTGAAAAAAGACCTCTTCCCGTGGTAGATGTGAAGATCGATGACGAGGATACTCCCCagttggaaaagaagattagGCGGCAATCAATAGATCATGGTGTTGGGAGTGAACCTGTTTCAACAATAGAGATTATTCCAAGCGATTCTTTTCGAAAATATAATAGTCAAGGCTTCAAAGCAAAGGATACAGATTTAATTGGTACGCAACTAGAGTCCACATTTGAACATGAACTGTCTCAAATGGAACATGATATGGCTGAACAAGAGGAGCATGATCTTTCATCGTTCGAACGTAAGAAGCTTCCGAGTGATTTCGATCCAAATATATACGACATTTCTTTCCAACAGATTGATGCTGAACAAAGCGTACTAAATAGCAtgaaagatgaaaatacaTCGACAGTGGTAAGGTTTTTTGGTGTTACTAGCGAAGGACATTCTGTGCTTTGTAATGTTACAGGTTTTAAGAACTACCTTTTTGTACCAGCGCCTAATTCATCCGATGCTAATGATCAGGAGCAGCTTAATAAGTTCATCCACTACCTAAACGAAACATTTGATCATGCCATTGATTCGATCGAAGTTGTATCCAAACAGTCTATCTGGGGTTATTCCGGTGATACCAAGTTAccattttggaaaatttacGTCACTTATCCGCATATGGTTAACAAACTGCGTACCGCATTTGAAAGAGGTCACCTTTCATTCAATTCGTGGTTTTCTAATGGTACGACTACCTATGATAATATCGCCTTTACATTAAGGTTGATGGTAGATTGTGGAATTGTCGGTATGTCCTGGATAACATTaccaaaaggaaaatattcCATGATCGAACCGAATAACAAAGTTTCCTCTTGTCAATTGGAAGTCTCGATTAATTATCGTAACCTGGTAGCGCACCCTGCTGAGGGTGATTGGTCTCATACAGCTCCTTTGCGTATCATGTCCTTTGATATTGAGTGTGCTGGAAGAATTGGTGTTTTTCCGGAACCTGAGTATGATCCCGTCATTCAAATTGCCAATGTTGTAAGTATTGCTGGCGCTAAGAAACCATTCATTCGTAATGTTTTTACTTTAAATACATGTTCACCCATAACAGGTTCGATGATTTTTTCCCATGCCACAGAAGAGGAGATGTTAAGCAATTGGCGTAATTTTATCATAAAGACAGATCCTGATGTTATTATCGGTTATAAtacttcaaattttgatatacCCTACCTTTTAAATCGTGCAAAGGCGCTGAAGGTGAATGATTTTCCATATTTTGGAAGATTGAAAAACgtgaaacaagaaatcaaagaatctGTTTTCTCTTCGAAAGCTTATGGTACTAGAGAAACCAAGAACGTCAATATCGATGGCCGTTTGCAGCTGGATCTTTTACAATTTATTCAACGTGAGTACAAATTAAGATCTTACACATTAAACGCAGTCTCTGCGCACTTTCTGGGTGAACAGAAGGAGGATGTTCACTACAGTATCATTTCTGACCTACAAAATGGTGATAgtgaaacaagaagaaggttGGCTGTTTACTGTCTGAAAGATGCCTATTTACCTTTAAGACTTATGGAAAAGTTAATGGCTTTGGTTAATTATACTGAAATGGCTCGTGTTACCGGTGTGCCCTTTTCGTACTTATTGGCTCGTGGTCAACAAATCAAAGTTGTTTCTCAATTATTTCGGAAATGCTTGGAAATTGATACAGTTATTCCAAATATGCAATCTCAGGCCTCTGATGATCAATACGAAGGTGCCACTGTCATTGAGCCTATTCGTGGGTATTATGATGTGCCGATTGCCACTTTagatttcaattctttatATCCAAGTATTATGATGGCGCACAACCTGTGTTATACCACTCTGTGCAATAAAGGAACCGTGGAAAGGTTaaacttcaaaattgaagaagattaCGTGATTACACCTAATGGCGATTATTTTGTTACTGCAAAAAGGAGGCGTGGTATCTTGCCAATCATCCTGGATGAACTGATCAGTGCCAGAAAACGTGCTAAAAAAGATTTGagagatgaaaaagatcCATTTAAAAGAGATGTTTTAAATGGTAGACAATTGGCTTTGAAGATTTCAGCTAACTCAGTCTACGGTTTTACTGGGGCGACGGTAGGAAAATTACCATGTTTAGccatttcttcatctgttACTGCATATGGTCGTACTATGATCTTGAAAACTAAAAATGCGGTTCAAGAAAAGTACTCCATCAAGAATGGTTATAAGCACGACGCTGTTGTGGTTTATGGTGATACTGATTCTGTTATGGTGAAATTTGGCACGACAGATCTAAAGGAAGCTATGGACCTTGGTACAGAGGCAGCTAAATATGTTTCAACTCTTTTTAAGCATCCAATTAACctagaatttgaaaaagcatACTTCCCGTACTTATtaatcaataaaaaacgTTACGCAGGTTTATTTTGGACTAAACCTGATAAGTTTGATAAGTTGGACCAAAAGGGTCTTGCTTCTGTTCGCCGTGATTCATGTTCTTTGGTCTCTATTGTTATGaataaagttttgaagaaaattctaattgaaagaaatgtaGATGGTGCTTTAGCATTTGTGAGAGAAACTATAAATGATATTCTGCACAATAAAGTGGATATTTCGAAATTAATCATATCAAAAACATTAGCACCAAATTACACCAATCCACAGCCACACGCTGTATTGGCCGAACGTATGAAGAGGAGAGAAGGTGTTGGTCCAAACGTTGGTGACCGTGTAGATTATGTCATTATCGGTGGTAATGATAAACTTTATAATAGAGCAGAAGATCCGTTGTTCGTActagaaaacaatattCAGGTGGACTCACGCTACTACCTAGCTAATCAATTACAAAATCCAATCATTAGTATTGTTGCGCCTATTATCGGTGACAAGCAAGCAAACGGTATGTTTGTCGTTAAGTCCATCAAAATTAACACTGGTTCGCAAAAGGGAGGCTTAATGagtttcatcaaaaagGTCGAAGCATGTAAAAGTTGCAAAGGcccattgaaaaaaggtGAGGGTCCTCTTTGTTCAAACTGTCTAGCAAGATCTGGAGAACTGTACATCAAGGCATTATACGATGTCAGAgacttggaagaaaaatactcaAGGTTATGGACACAATGTCAAAGATGCGCAGGCAACTTGCATAGCGAGGTCTTGTGTTCAAATAAAAACTGTGACATTTTTTACATGCGTGTTAAGGTTAAGAAGGAGctgcaagaaaaagttgaCCAACTAAGCAAATGGTAACCTATGTAAGAGAAGCATTGTATAGAGATCAAGGAAGTTAAATAAGCATTCGCGTTTTGGTTAATcttatatgtatatgtaaATAGatgttaaagaaaatcttgatCCAAACAACTTTTCGAATGAACGATTCTACATATTCAGAGGCAGGATAATTCAGAGTATGTTTTGGGTACTTTATTATCGGTAATTTGCAAACGCTGTAGTTCCAATGAGACTGAATTTTGTTGCTGTGTGTCTTTAAACCAAGGGTGGTTCATAGcatcatcaatattgtACCTCTCGTCGGGATTTAAGACCAAAAGATTAGATATTAAATGCAGAACAGAATCATCGATCTTATCCCAATACGGAGAGTAGAACGCATACTTAGCTTGTAAGATCTGCTCTTTTAATGAAGGTGGCCCCAATTGATCACTGAATGGAGGAAACCCGCATAAGCAGACATACAATATGACACCAGCACTCCAGAGATCCACTTTTGACGTATATCCTTTCTTTGTAAGGACCTCAGGAGCTACATAGGATGGTGTACCACAAAGAGTGTTTGTGAATTGCATTTCACCTGTAAATTTTGCTAAACCAAAGTCGGCTATTTTAACTTGAATATCAATTTCGTCTTCATCCCATGGGCCTAGTTGGACTTGACTCGAATTTTTGCGCCTTGTAATATTTAACAGTACATTCTCTGGTTTAATGTCTCTGTGAATGATGTTCTGCTCATGTAAATATTTCAACCCAGTTAACAGTTGTTTAAATAGAGCTTTTGATTCGTCTTGTCTTAAACATGTTTTCCTAACGATTCTTTCGAATAAttcaccatcatcaattttttccagtaccagatatttttgaatctgAGATTTGCTGATTGGTTCTACAAAACTATCTAATAAGTTAACAATATTTGGATGTTGTACCCTCATTAAAATGTTTGTCTCCTCTCTaaattgtttgtttttcttctgatCATCATTTTGCTGAGCGTGAAATATCTTCACTGCTACTTGTTGTCcagtttttttgtttttagcTTCTTTCACTAGAGCATAATGCCCTGAACCTAGTTCTTTACCTAACAAGTATTTATCAAAGAACGAAACAGGCTTTGTTTTGCTTGATTTTCTGGTAACAGACCCAGTGATAGCATTTTGACTACTTGTAATGCCTTTCTGTGGTTTTTTAAAAACGCCGTTGTCATCCTTATATGGACGTATTTCTGAATTTGCGTTtgcatcatcattttcaatatcagtagaagatgaagatgcgTACTTGAATAAAAAGGAGCAACTCTTACCAAAGACAATTCTGTCGCCATTCTTGAGTATATAATCTTTCTTTACCAAACGGTTTCCATTAATGAAAGTTCCATTTCTGCTCTTATCAATAACGTTGATCAAATTTCTCTGGAAGCTATCCACATCCATTTTCAGCAGGTGGAACTCAGCATGGAAAGTCGAGATATCAGGTTCATTCAGTATGACGTCGCATGATCTACTTCTACCAATAGTAGTAACATTCCGATTTGATATTTCAACTCTTTGCTCCTTACCAGGTATTAGGTTTAGCAGATGGCCCAGACAGGCATTTTCAGAGCTCGGCTTATTATTTCGCTGCTGTCTCTTGAATGAAGGATCGGTTATTTCACCAGAGTATTCCCTTTTGGTAGCCAAACACATCTTTGCCGTataattttccttcttcctGTGAGATAATCTCCTTTAACCACTTCTATTCTGATTGTTAGGGGTTTTTGTTACTATTTCCTCAACAATATCTAAtgatctttcaaatttattgaaaaaatgcaatgcaaataaaatggaaaaaagtaaacaaaCGCGTCGCGTAAggagatttttttccttatgTATACCATCTTTCTAGTAACTTTTCTATGGTTATATGTTGTACGTATTTATTTATGGTAATCAGGGGCATCTATTCTTTATCTTCTAACTCGTAAATGACCTTACCATCAGAGGCAGGGttatattctttgtttAGAAATTGTGAGAACTTAGTTAAGTTATTTAATCCTCTGATTTCGCCGGCACACAATGGCATTTTGATGACATGAAAATCCTCGTATAATTCGTCGATTTGGTCCAGGTATTTCTTTTGCATCTTCCATCTGGCTTGACACCTCTTACAGTTGTGTTCTTGGTCGTTTTCAGCAAATAGCAATTGGTTTACAATGATGGAATTGACGTCCATATCGTAGGATATCAATTCTTGAATCAATCTTTCAGTTTCGTataaagacaaaaattCACTGATACACACGCAAACAAAAGTGGTCAGATCAGGATCAGTGAACTGCTGCTTAATTGTTTCTACATTAGCTTTCAAATCGTTCAATTTGCCAGAGATATCGACATTACCCGCGCCCATAAAGGAGTTTAGCATTGGACCCAACTTGTTAGTAATTTCACCAAACTTCTCCAAAAGCTTGGAGAGAGTGTTTGGCAGTTGTAAAAATCTTAATGTATGCCCGGTTGGAGCAGTGTCAAAGATGACAGTATCGAAGGTTTCACCTTCGCCTTGTTCTTGTCTTTTGATGTGTTTCATGACTTCCATGAAGGATAAAGCTTCATCGATACCAGGAATGGAACCAGTCAAGTCTGCAAGAGCACCACCTTGTAGTAAGCTTCCAAGGTCATCACCTTGGCCATCATTTCCATTGGCGTTGGCCCGGGAAACTGCCATGTCGTTCATATCTTTCAAAGCAGCGGATGGATCAATTTCCATACATGACAAATTATTCATTCCAGATACCTTTCTGGCATCTTtgccaaatttttcaccaaATGCATCACTTAGGTTATGAGCAGGATCCGTAGAAATCAAAAGGAATTGCTTATTGGGTTGATTCAACGCCATTTGGATCGCAATGGAACATGATGATGTAGTCTTACCAACACCACCTTTACCACCAACGAAAATCCACTTGTGAGTGGTTGAATTAATCAAGGAGTGCAAATTAGGTTCTACGGTTAAATCCATGATTATTTGTGAcgttcttcttgttcttgtctCGTTGCTAAACGCTATGTTGCTCTCTCCTAAATTGTTTGGAAGTTGCCACCGTTTTATCCATCTTTcgcctttgaaaaaaaaatggttgAGAATTCCCCAGCATAATTTAGTGTCGCTGTTCTTACAGCTTGCGATAAGATGTAATTTGATTTGTATTGATAGTGAACTTACCAAGtcaaataaatatatagtTGCAATGTCTGAGCAGGAGTCTGATGAAGCCAAACGTGTGAAGCAATTGGAAGAAGCTAGGAAGAGAGTGGaggaattgaagaaaaagaaaattaagaaaagtaaaggtaagaagaacaaaaatagCAGCGTCACTAGCTCTGTAGAACCAGAGCTTCCAGGTTCGGATGATAAACCAGGAGAAGAGCATTCACAGGAACAAACCGAGGAAGTTGATTCTACCAAACATGAAAACAACATTGAggatttggaaaagaataagGATACCGAAGATACTGAGAACAAAGATATAGAACGAGTTGAGTCAGACAATTCTGGGGTTGAAGGggaagaaacaaaagaagacagTGTTATGGCAACACCTGTAGAACAGGATGGCGCTAGAGTTACTCAAAAAGTGGAAGTTCAAGAATCTACAGAAAACGACGACATCATTATAAAATCGGCAGATGTCGAAAAAACTATAGAACCacaagaagagaagaaggaaTCTTCATGTTCACCTGGAACAGCAGATGATCTATTTGCGAATGATAACGATGAAGAGTCCGACTTCTTGACCACGattgaaaagcaaaaagaagaggatgagTTGACTAAAGTAAGGGCGGAACTTGAGGAACTCGCACAAGAGAATAAACAATTAAAGTTCTTGAACATGGATAATGAAACTACTGTCGATGATTTACAAGATCAGTTGCAGGAGAAAGAAGACGTGATAAATAGTTTACAAAACGATTTACAATCTATGACGGATGAACTAATCGCAACGCAGCAAAGGCTAAAGGAAGCAGAGGCTAAATTAGCGAGAAATTCCACGCCAACACCTATTCAATTTGCAGATTTCAATGCTTCAAGTAACAATCTAACTCCCTCACAGTCTGCAAAAAATTGTACTACGCAGATGGCTCATGGCAACAATGCGGAAGTGGACCGTGTTATGCTGGATAAATGGCGCCATTGGAATGTGGACATGACCACTTGGAGAAGTATTGGTTCAGGCCCAATAATGGAgttttgaaagtgaaaatttctcatatatacgtatattTTTACTTAAGGTTTTACATACAACAAAGGATACGCCTAATGATGGAACGGAGTTATTCCTTCGTGATGGGCTTTATGCTTGTATTATGCTTATTTACTACTTGAATTCTCATTTTTTAGAAGTGGTAAAGTTGGCAAATCCCATCATTTGGCTAACTTTagattcattttcaataggGGGCCTACGAACAGCCTTCTTCGACTTGCCCACGTCTGCCCTCAAGAAgcttttcctttttgacCGAGTCTCTGTAGAACGCATGTCGGTGAATCTTTTCACCAAATCGTAGTAGCACTGTTCGAACTCCTCTTGCGGTACCTCATCATTATCCCTTGTATCTATTATTAGTGGCTCATCAAACAAGGTTTCAAATTTTATTGCATGCAATTTGTGATTTAAATGATCAATGTATTGTAGCGTGTCTTTAAAAGTCAAGTTACAAATATCACAGTAAAACCCGAActtctttcctttcttAGAGGATGATAAACTGTCCGTATTTGTTGTTAGCTTTCTTCTATTTAGATCTTTGAGTGAACCCTTGATTAAATGGTCGTAGTTTATGTATTTGGATTTTAAAGTTTGTAATTCACTCGGGGTTAGTGTAGACTTTAAGGATTGGCCGTCATAACCGCTTTTCGCCTTCTCAGCATATTCCTCTCTATCCCAGGTTCTTCTGCCAAAATTCGACATTAGCTTCCTTGTATGCGTGCTTGCTAAGGCTTGTGAAGCTTTTTGTTTCAACAAACCTAAATAGGTACTGTTTTCCATTAAGCGGCGCTTTTGTTTAAACTGCTCCATTAGGAGAAAAACGGAATATCATATTCTCTGCGTTTTATCAGTTTACTTATACTTACACTCGTACGTGTATACACATATAGATATAAACTTAATACAAGACACTTGCCTTCTCGAACAGTTGGTCGACAACTTTATTTAACTGTCCGACTAGTTCTAATGCGGAGTCGTACGTAGCATCTTGATTCGGCGTCTCATAGACATAAAGCCAGCCATTGCCTTGATCCAGAACACCGTAAAATATCTTGTCTAGTATCATCTGAGAGAGTTTTCCCTCCACTTGTTGGGTATCCAGACCGATCATCTTGGAAATGTGAGATATTTCCACACACTCGAACGGCTCAATAATCTTACACAAATTGGATTCTAATAGAGTATCGTACAATGCATTGAAATGGGACCTTGTTAACTCATCTCCCATCAGCTCTTTGTCATACTGTTTTAACGCCGTGTTAAAGTCTAAAAGTGATCTGTTGTTATAGGCCTCAGCAACCGCTTTCATCGCATCAATACCCCGGGACTGGTACGTTTCCTTTGTGTATTTGGCATtcagaatattttttacatCATCAATAAGGTTCAGCATGATCTTCGATAATAGCATGTATTTCAAGACCTGGCATGCCTTTTCATACGAATTATGGGTAGTCAAATTGTGGTAACTTTCAAAACTCTCGAAAAAGTACGAAAATGCAGTTTTGTAATCTTTGTCTTCACAGTGCAGGATACCGCTCATCAAATCTAATTCTGCAACAGTTTGCGTAGGACAGTATATGGAGTTGGCGGCTGTTCTTGCTGCAGTTAATGAAGCCTTGGACTTGGCTAAATTTCTCAGTTTATGGTAAACTTTACTTTCCAAAAGGTGCACATCCACCAAGGAGGGCTTATCGTCCAACTTTTTGAACTCCCTTAGCAGGTCATTGATCAATGCTAATGAATCCTTGTACTGTTTCTTCTGGTAATGTAATGTAGCCAATTTAATCGATAGAGAATGCTTCAAAAACACTCTCTTCTCCCTCTTCGCGAATTCGATGCTCTTCTTGCACACAAAGATTTGATCGTCCAGCGAGTCCGGCACCTGCTCGAATTTCTCAATCAACGTTTTCAATACCTTCACTGTTTTGGATTTGGCAAACTGCATCATATACTCCGTAGAATGAGGAATAAACTCACGCAACTTTTCCTTCGCACCCATAGTCACGTACAGTTGTCCCAATTCCAATATGCTTGTCTCCTGTTCATTTCTGCGCTTGTCATCCACACTAGCAGCGGATGTACTGCTCTGTGAGTGGTCTTTATCCAATAAGCTCAAATATATCTGCTCAGCCTCATCGTACTGTTTTTGGCTGACCAGATTTCTAGCGGCTTCTAATTTTGAACTGGACACAGACATGGCTTACCTCGTTATAAATTAATACTCGAATTGCTTCGTTTCAGGCCCTATAAACTGCCTTTCTTTAACCGATCTTTGCTTTAATTATGTATTAATCAACTTTTGCCACCCTTGgaaccaaagaaaatatacatCTTTTAAGGTTGCCCTACCTATTATCGTCGTGCAATATGATTATCGagtgttttttttttcgctgcgttttttttctcgacACGTGTCGAACAAGAGTTTGGCGTTTTAAGCAGATCCTGGGTTATTTTCGAGCATCAAAAGAGCATCAAAAGAGTATCAAAAGTGGATAAAGAGGTGCATTGTTAAGGCGAGGTAGTAtcgaaagaagaagaactacTAAGAAACAGCTAACAGCTATAAGCACGGTCATGTCGGAAGATAAAACGTACAAACGTGTGGAGCAGGATGATCCTGTGCCCGAACTGGATATCAAGCAGGGCCCCGTAAGACCCTACATTGTTACCGATCCGAGTGCCGAATTGGCATCGTTGCGGACCATGGTCACTCTAAAGGAAAAGTTGTTAGTGGCCTGTCTCGCTGTCTTTACAGCGGTGGTTAGGTTGCGTAGTCTGGCCTGGCCCGATAGTGTGGTATTTGATGAAGTACATTTTGGCGGGTTTGCCTCACAATACATTAGGGGCACTTACTTTATGGATGTGCATCCTCCTCTTGCTAAGATGTTATATGCTGGTGTGGCATCGCTTGGTGGGTTCCAGGgtgattttgattttgaaaacattgGTGACAGCTTTCCATCTACCACGCCATACGTCTTGATGAGATTTTTCTCAGCGTCTTTGGGGGCACTTACTGTGCTTTTGATGTACATGACATTACGTTATTCGGGTGTTCGTATGTGGGTTGCGTTAATCAGTGCTATTTGCTTTGCCATTGAGAACTCGTACGTGACCATATCTCGTTATATTCTACTAGACGCTCCATTGATGTTTTTCATTGCCGCTGCAGTATACTCTTTTAAGAAGTATGAAATGTACCCTGCCAACTCGCTGAATGCCTACAAGTCCTTACTGGCCACCGGTATCGCTCTTGGTATGGCTTCTTCGGCTAAATGGGTGGGTCTTTTTACAGTTACGTGGGTGGGCCTTCTGTGTATTTGGAGACTATGGTTCATGATTGGGGATTTGAGCAAATCTTCGAAGTCCATCGTCAAAGTGGCATTCGCCAAACTGGCCTTTTTATTGGGTGTGCCCTTTACTCTTTATCTGGCTTTCTTCTATATCCATTTTCAATCTTTATCGTTAGACGGTGATGGTGcaagtttcttttccccTGAATTTAGATCTACATTGAGAAATAACAAGATTCCACAAAATGTCATTGCTGATGTCGGCATTGGCTCCATCGTCAGTTTACGTCATGTATCTACCATGGGTGGTTATTTACATTCTCATTCTCACAATTATCCAGCTGGTTCagaacaacaacaaatcACTTTATATCCTCACATGGATGCCAATAATGATTGGTTGTTGGAACTTTACAATGTACCCGGAGAATCTTTAACAACCTTCCAGAACTTGACCGATGGTACAAAGGTCAGACTATTCCACACTATTACACATTGTAGATTACACTCTCATGACCATAAACCACCTGTTTCCGAGAGTAGCGACTGGCAGAAGGAGGTCTCTTGTTATGGTTACAGTGGCTTCGACGGTGATTCTAATGATGACTGGGTCGttgaaattgataaaaagaattcCGTTCCTGGCGTTGCCCAAGAACGTGTTATAGCTTTGGATACCAAATTCAGATTGAGACATGCCATGACTGGCTGTTATTTGTTTTCACATGAGGTAAAATTGCCAGCTTGGGGTTTTGAACAACAGGAAGTTACTTGTGCTTCTTCGGGTAGACATGATTTGACGTTGTGGTACGTCgaaaacaacagcaaccCGTTGCTGCCAGAAGATACGAAGCGTATCTCCTACAAACCAGCAAGCTTCATCTCTAAATTTATTGAATCccataaaaaaatgtggcatatcaataaaaatttgGTCGATTCTCATGTCTACGAATCTCAGCCAACTTCGTGGCCATTTTTGCTACGTGGTATCAGTTACTGGGGTGAAAATAACAGAGATGTCTATTTATTAGGTAATGCCATCGTATGGTGGGCAGTCACCGCTTTCATCGGCATTTTCGGATTGGTTGTTATTACTGAGTTATTCTCATGGCAATTAGGCAAACCAGTCTTGACCGATTCCAAGGTCGTCAACTTCCACATTCAAGTTATTCATTACTTATTAGGTTTTGCCGTTCATTATGCGCCATCTTTCTTGATGCAACGTCAAATGTTTTT
The Saccharomyces mikatae IFO 1815 strain IFO1815 genome assembly, chromosome: 4 genome window above contains:
- the BUG1 gene encoding Bug1p (similar to Saccharomyces cerevisiae BUG1 (YDL099W); ancestral locus Anc_2.356) — its product is MSEQESDEAKRVKQLEEARKRVEELKKKKIKKSKGKKNKNSSVTSSVEPELPGSDDKPGEEHSQEQTEEVDSTKHENNIEDLEKNKDTEDTENKDIERVESDNSGVEGEETKEDSVMATPVEQDGARVTQKVEVQESTENDDIIIKSADVEKTIEPQEEKKESSCSPGTADDLFANDNDEESDFLTTIEKQKEEDELTKVRAELEELAQENKQLKFLNMDNETTVDDLQDQLQEKEDVINSLQNDLQSMTDELIATQQRLKEAEAKLARNSTPTPIQFADFNASSNNLTPSQSAKNCTTQMAHGNNAEVDRVMLDKWRHWNVDMTTWRSIGSGPIMEF
- the SNU23 gene encoding U4/U6-U5 snRNP complex subunit SNU23 (similar to Saccharomyces cerevisiae SNU23 (YDL098C); ancestral locus Anc_2.359) → MSNFGRRTWDREEYAEKAKSGYDGQSLKSTLTPSELQTLKSKYINYDHLIKGSLKDLNRRKLTTNTDSLSSSKKGKKFGFYCDICNLTFKDTLQYIDHLNHKLHAIKFETLFDEPLIIDTRDNDEVPQEEFEQCYYDLVKRFTDMRSTETRSKRKSFLRADVGKSKKAVRRPPIENESKVSQMMGFANFTTSKK
- the RPN6 gene encoding proteasome regulatory particle lid subunit RPN6 (similar to Saccharomyces cerevisiae RPN6 (YDL097C); ancestral locus Anc_2.361); amino-acid sequence: MSVSSSKLEAARNLVSQKQYDEAEQIYLSLLDKDHSQSSTSAASVDDKRRNEQETSILELGQLYVTMGAKEKLREFIPHSTEYMMQFAKSKTVKVLKTLIEKFEQVPDSLDDQIFVCKKSIEFAKREKRVFLKHSLSIKLATLHYQKKQYKDSLALINDLLREFKKLDDKPSLVDVHLLESKVYHKLRNLAKSKASLTAARTAANSIYCPTQTVAELDLMSGILHCEDKDYKTAFSYFFESFESYHNLTTHNSYEKACQVLKYMLLSKIMLNLIDDVKNILNAKYTKETYQSRGIDAMKAVAEAYNNRSLLDFNTALKQYDKELMGDELTRSHFNALYDTLLESNLCKIIEPFECVEISHISKMIGLDTQQVEGKLSQMILDKIFYGVLDQGNGWLYVYETPNQDATYDSALELVGQLNKVVDQLFEKASVLY
- the GET3 gene encoding guanine nucleotide exchange factor GET3 (similar to Saccharomyces cerevisiae GET3 (YDL100C); ancestral locus Anc_2.355), which codes for MDLTVEPNLHSLINSTTHKWIFVGGKGGVGKTTSSCSIAIQMALNQPNKQFLLISTDPAHNLSDAFGEKFGKDARKVSGMNNLSCMEIDPSAALKDMNDMAVSRANANGNDGQGDDLGSLLQGGALADLTGSIPGIDEALSFMEVMKHIKRQEQGEGETFDTVIFDTAPTGHTLRFLQLPNTLSKLLEKFGEITNKLGPMLNSFMGAGNVDISGKLNDLKANVETIKQQFTDPDLTTFVCVCISEFLSLYETERLIQELISYDMDVNSIIVNQLLFAENDQEHNCKRCQARWKMQKKYLDQIDELYEDFHVIKMPLCAGEIRGLNNLTKFSQFLNKEYNPASDGKVIYELEDKE